A window of the Coprobacter fastidiosus genome harbors these coding sequences:
- the cysK gene encoding cysteine synthase A, giving the protein MARIAKSLTELVGNTPLLEFSNFNASKNLRARVVGKLEYFNPAGSVKDRIALAMIEDAETRGVLKPGATIIEPTSGNTGVGLAFVSSSKGYNLILTMPDTMSIERRNLLKALGAQLVLTPGAEGMKGAIAKAESLKNEIPGSIILQQFENPANPAVHRRTTGEEIWRDTDGKIDIFVAGVGTGGTISGVGETLKKHNPAIKIVAVEPADSPVLSGGEPGPHKIQGIGAGFIPRTYKGEVVDQIIPVQNDDAIRTSRELAKKEGLLVGISSGAAVYAASELAKLPENAGKTIVALLPDTGERYLSTVLYAFEEYPLD; this is encoded by the coding sequence ATGGCAAGAATAGCTAAAAGTTTGACCGAATTGGTCGGGAATACACCATTATTGGAGTTTTCTAATTTTAATGCAAGCAAGAATTTGCGGGCGAGAGTAGTAGGTAAGCTGGAATATTTTAATCCTGCAGGTAGTGTGAAAGATCGAATTGCTTTGGCAATGATTGAGGATGCAGAGACACGTGGAGTCTTAAAACCGGGTGCTACGATTATAGAACCGACCAGTGGAAATACCGGAGTCGGATTGGCTTTTGTATCTTCTTCTAAAGGATATAACCTAATTCTCACAATGCCCGATACTATGAGTATTGAACGTAGAAATTTGCTCAAGGCATTGGGGGCTCAACTTGTACTGACTCCCGGAGCAGAAGGAATGAAGGGGGCTATTGCCAAAGCCGAATCTTTAAAGAATGAAATTCCCGGATCGATTATTCTGCAACAATTTGAGAATCCTGCTAATCCGGCTGTTCATCGAAGAACTACTGGAGAAGAAATTTGGAGGGATACTGATGGTAAAATCGATATATTCGTGGCTGGAGTAGGTACTGGAGGAACAATAAGCGGTGTCGGAGAAACATTGAAGAAGCATAATCCTGCGATAAAAATTGTTGCAGTAGAGCCTGCGGATTCTCCTGTCTTATCTGGAGGAGAACCCGGACCTCATAAAATACAGGGTATAGGAGCTGGGTTTATTCCCCGAACTTATAAAGGGGAAGTTGTTGATCAGATTATTCCAGTACAGAATGACGATGCTATACGTACCAGTAGAGAATTGGCAAAAAAAGAAGGACTTTTAGTCGGAATATCTTCCGGAGCAGCAGTTTATGCTGCATCTGAATTGGCGAAGCTTCCGGAGAATGCCGGGAAAACTATCGTTGCATTACTTCCTGATACCGGTGAACGTTATTTGTCCACAGTCCTTTATGCTTTTGAAGAATATCCTTTGGATTAA
- a CDS encoding response regulator transcription factor, whose translation MKSNEAIRIVIAENSVIIRNGMTAVLKRVPNLKIQPMEVLSTDALQEFIRMHTPDILIVNPVFDGYFDLNRFRENPRTSHIKCIALQGALLDTTLLNKYDGVISIFDDMDTITGKILQLLQRDSGNEDIEEESESLSYREKEIVVCVVKGMTNKEIASKLCLSIHTVITHRRNIVRKLQIHSPAGLTIYAIVNKLVELDDVKK comes from the coding sequence ATGAAAAGTAATGAAGCGATAAGAATTGTTATTGCTGAAAATTCTGTGATTATCCGGAATGGTATGACTGCGGTACTTAAACGTGTTCCGAATTTGAAGATACAGCCGATGGAGGTGTTGAGTACAGATGCTTTACAAGAGTTCATACGAATGCATACGCCGGATATACTTATTGTCAATCCCGTGTTTGACGGATATTTCGATTTGAATCGATTTAGAGAAAATCCTCGTACATCCCATATTAAATGTATTGCGTTACAAGGTGCTTTGTTGGATACGACTCTTTTGAATAAATATGATGGGGTTATTTCTATATTCGATGATATGGATACGATAACCGGGAAGATTCTTCAATTATTACAGAGAGATTCTGGAAATGAAGATATTGAAGAAGAATCTGAGTCACTCAGTTATCGGGAGAAAGAGATCGTGGTTTGTGTTGTTAAGGGAATGACTAACAAAGAAATTGCATCGAAATTGTGTTTGTCTATCCATACCGTTATTACTCATCGTCGTAATATTGTACGTAAATTGCAGATACATTCTCCTGCCGGACTGACGATTTATGCCATAGTAAATAAGTTGGTTGAGCTTGATGATGTGAAGAAATAA
- a CDS encoding hemerythrin domain-containing protein translates to MSDNIPKYKATDKMSDLICENYTLLMVMSRFGLPLGFGDKNVKEVCDACNVDYKTFLAVVNFMDTGQFVVGGADLSIQALMEYLKNSHSYFLDFCLPAIRRKLIEAIDCSQDGVAILILKFYDEYVNEVRRHMEYEDNMVFGYVSSLLEGKKNSDYNILVFARKHNQIQTKLTELKNIIIKYYPAERSNNSLNSVLFDIYSCEQDLASHCNLEDLLFVPAVAQLEKKFEENEK, encoded by the coding sequence ATGAGTGACAACATTCCTAAATATAAAGCGACAGATAAGATGAGCGATCTTATTTGTGAAAACTATACTCTATTGATGGTGATGAGCCGTTTCGGTTTGCCGTTAGGGTTCGGGGATAAAAATGTAAAAGAGGTTTGCGATGCTTGTAACGTGGATTATAAAACGTTTTTGGCAGTCGTTAATTTTATGGATACCGGACAATTTGTTGTCGGAGGAGCAGATCTTTCTATCCAAGCATTAATGGAGTATTTGAAAAATTCTCATTCTTATTTTCTTGATTTTTGTCTGCCGGCGATTCGTCGTAAATTGATTGAAGCGATAGATTGTTCTCAAGATGGTGTAGCTATTCTGATTTTGAAATTTTATGATGAATATGTTAACGAAGTACGCCGGCATATGGAATATGAAGACAATATGGTTTTCGGATATGTTTCGTCTTTATTAGAGGGGAAGAAGAATTCTGATTATAATATATTGGTATTTGCCCGAAAGCATAATCAGATACAGACGAAACTTACCGAACTGAAAAATATAATTATTAAATATTATCCGGCAGAAAGAAGTAATAATAGTTTGAACTCCGTCTTGTTCGATATTTATTCTTGTGAACAAGATTTGGCATCACATTGTAATTTGGAAGATTTGTTGTTTGTTCCGGCTGTAGCCCAACTTGAAAAAAAATTCGAGGAAAATGAAAAGTAA
- a CDS encoding imelysin family protein — MKKKNWLVMSLFISSMAFAVSSCSDDNNNDNTVDDSAMDPVKTALINDYIDLTVLPTYDDMKAKVWDLMDAVTVMFESETATQDQLNAVCAAWRNAREPWELSEGFLYGPAANYSIDPSLDSWPLDQVNIEALLNSSQNIAEQTFAQDNSGFHTLEYLIFLNGNPRDISSISSRQKEYIYYVTKKLLDDTVRLWAEWHGEKAISDQRDAELIENDEITIAGGEDGFAELLRNPNMYQKYKTQNQVLEEIIDNGLCNIANEVGTQKIGNPYREQDVYAVESWYSFNSLDDYENNIISIENSYLGGPAATRKSETSMSAYVASKNSDLDAEITKAISDARKAIRDIPAPFRDQVTKGKVATIDTAMDKLAELNKSLEKIKSVL, encoded by the coding sequence ATGAAAAAGAAAAATTGGTTAGTAATGAGCTTATTCATAAGCTCTATGGCATTTGCCGTATCATCATGTAGCGATGATAATAACAATGATAACACAGTGGATGATTCGGCTATGGATCCGGTTAAAACCGCCCTTATCAATGATTATATCGATCTTACCGTACTGCCTACTTACGATGACATGAAAGCTAAAGTATGGGATCTGATGGACGCCGTAACCGTTATGTTCGAAAGCGAAACAGCAACACAAGATCAGCTCAATGCTGTTTGTGCGGCATGGAGAAATGCCCGTGAACCGTGGGAATTGAGCGAGGGATTTCTATATGGTCCGGCAGCTAATTACAGCATAGACCCATCTTTAGACTCATGGCCTCTCGACCAAGTAAATATAGAGGCGTTGTTAAATAGTAGCCAAAACATAGCGGAACAAACTTTCGCACAAGATAATTCAGGGTTTCATACACTTGAATATCTTATTTTCTTAAACGGAAATCCCCGAGATATTTCATCCATTTCTTCCCGCCAAAAAGAGTACATCTATTATGTAACAAAAAAATTATTGGATGATACCGTACGTCTTTGGGCAGAATGGCACGGTGAAAAAGCAATAAGCGATCAACGCGATGCAGAGTTGATTGAAAATGATGAAATCACAATTGCCGGAGGAGAAGACGGATTTGCCGAATTACTGAGAAATCCGAACATGTATCAAAAATATAAAACTCAAAATCAAGTACTTGAAGAAATAATCGATAACGGATTGTGTAACATAGCGAATGAGGTAGGAACACAAAAAATCGGAAATCCTTATCGCGAACAAGATGTATATGCCGTAGAATCATGGTATAGTTTCAATTCTTTGGACGATTATGAAAATAACATAATCAGTATTGAGAATTCTTATTTGGGAGGACCGGCGGCAACCCGGAAATCAGAAACCAGCATGTCAGCTTACGTAGCATCAAAAAATAGTGACTTGGATGCGGAAATAACCAAAGCGATTTCTGATGCAAGAAAAGCGATTCGGGACATTCCTGCACCCTTCCGGGATCAAGTCACAAAAGGAAAAGTTGCAACAATAGATACAGCAATGGATAAATTAGCCGAATTGAATAAATCACTTGAAAAAATTAAAAGTGTCCTTTAA
- a CDS encoding porin: MKYIYSKLSIALLLFSFLIIPVTAQNNDDNDIDNGVISSAGRQGFSFQTKNKKFLFKPYALIQIAGKFNYYDDEGLNLADQDKVANSGFAIPNAIIGFSGRAFGRLTFNFALNASQSGGALLQQAWFDVKMKEALQLRAGKFKTPYNQAYLVTLGETLFPVLPSSLTTGVNLDKSLNAVKPNIATGFDLGIELHGLIKQKWGYQVGVFNGTGIDVNTATKTTSDDHKGIPSLLYAARFAYMPFGPMPTYQGNPDDLHNNKLLFAISGNYNVEAEDESSDDLRAGFEFAWLKNRFYISGEVYMLRMNFTKRMQSAADFTAWGAYIQGGYFVTSKLQTALRYDFFDRNGTDKDGSLNMPAVGLNYFFSRCNLKLQAMYQYIGRWGHETQLDRDMDDNGMAMHSATVMLQYTF, translated from the coding sequence ATGAAATATATCTATTCAAAACTAAGTATAGCTCTGCTGTTATTTTCTTTCTTAATAATTCCGGTAACAGCTCAAAATAATGATGATAACGACATCGATAACGGGGTAATCTCTTCGGCAGGAAGGCAAGGATTCAGCTTTCAAACAAAAAATAAAAAATTTCTATTTAAACCGTACGCCCTCATACAAATAGCCGGAAAATTTAATTATTATGATGATGAAGGTTTAAATCTTGCAGATCAGGATAAAGTCGCAAATTCGGGATTTGCCATACCAAATGCGATCATAGGTTTTTCAGGCAGAGCATTTGGCAGACTGACATTCAACTTTGCCCTGAACGCATCCCAAAGCGGAGGAGCATTGTTACAACAAGCTTGGTTCGATGTAAAAATGAAAGAGGCTTTGCAATTACGTGCAGGGAAATTTAAAACGCCTTATAATCAGGCTTACTTAGTTACTTTAGGAGAAACACTTTTCCCGGTATTACCGTCATCGCTAACCACAGGAGTCAATCTCGACAAATCATTAAATGCCGTAAAGCCCAATATTGCAACAGGCTTCGACTTAGGAATAGAATTACACGGACTCATCAAACAAAAATGGGGATATCAGGTCGGCGTATTTAATGGGACAGGAATAGACGTAAACACTGCAACCAAAACGACAAGCGATGATCATAAAGGTATCCCATCTCTTTTATATGCCGCACGTTTTGCATATATGCCGTTCGGTCCGATGCCGACCTATCAAGGAAATCCGGACGATCTGCACAACAACAAACTTTTATTTGCCATTTCGGGAAATTATAATGTAGAAGCCGAAGACGAAAGTAGCGATGATTTACGTGCCGGATTTGAATTCGCATGGTTAAAAAACCGATTTTATATATCGGGCGAGGTTTATATGTTGCGTATGAATTTCACTAAACGGATGCAATCTGCAGCCGATTTTACGGCTTGGGGAGCTTATATACAAGGGGGATATTTTGTTACGAGCAAACTACAAACAGCTTTACGATACGACTTTTTTGACAGAAACGGAACGGATAAAGACGGAAGCTTGAACATGCCTGCCGTGGGTCTCAACTATTTCTTTTCTCGGTGTAATCTAAAATTGCAAGCAATGTACCAATACATAGGTCGTTGGGGACATGAAACTCAACTCGACAGAGACATGGACGATAACGGAATGGCAATGCACAGCGCCACAGTAATGTTGCAATATACTTTTTAA
- a CDS encoding MFS transporter produces the protein MQEQSFPKAAESTAFRVLLALGLSHLLNDTLQSVITAVYPLLKESMALSFVQIGFITLVYQISASVFQPLVGFYLDKKPNPWFLPIGMSFTLIGLVVLAFSGTLHQVLFSVFLVGIGSSILHPEASRLTSLASGGKRGLAQSVFQVGGNMGSSLGPLLAALCIAPYGQRNIVFFALLALCAIIVMIPICRWYKRKLKALRLNKDGMKTEVMSPLSRKKTIFSLSVLLILIFSKYVYLASITSYYTFFLIEKFDVTVRDSQFFLFAFLFASALGILLGGPVGDKVGRKYVIWASILGVAPFSLIMPHANLLWTCILSILIGLILSSAFSAILVYAQELLPSKLGLISGLFFGLAFGIAGIASAVLGGLADKFGIEYVYQLCAYMPLLGLIAWFLPDIRKIKK, from the coding sequence ATGCAAGAGCAATCTTTCCCGAAAGCTGCTGAGAGTACAGCTTTTCGAGTGTTATTGGCATTGGGCCTTTCTCATTTATTAAATGATACATTACAGTCTGTAATTACAGCTGTATATCCTTTGTTGAAAGAGAGTATGGCTTTGAGTTTTGTCCAGATCGGATTCATAACATTGGTTTACCAGATCTCGGCTTCGGTATTTCAACCGTTAGTCGGGTTTTATCTGGATAAAAAGCCTAATCCGTGGTTTTTGCCGATCGGGATGAGTTTTACTCTCATCGGACTTGTTGTTTTAGCTTTTTCGGGAACTTTGCATCAGGTTTTATTCTCTGTGTTTTTGGTGGGTATAGGATCTTCTATACTGCATCCGGAGGCGTCTCGTCTTACTTCTTTAGCTTCCGGTGGGAAGCGAGGACTTGCCCAATCGGTTTTTCAGGTCGGTGGGAATATGGGAAGTTCATTAGGCCCGTTACTTGCTGCGTTGTGTATAGCGCCTTATGGACAGCGTAATATCGTGTTTTTTGCCCTATTGGCTTTATGTGCCATAATTGTAATGATACCTATTTGCCGGTGGTACAAAAGAAAACTGAAGGCTTTACGGTTAAATAAGGATGGAATGAAAACTGAGGTTATGTCACCGTTATCTCGTAAAAAGACGATATTTTCGTTGTCGGTTTTGTTGATTTTGATTTTCTCCAAATATGTTTATTTAGCAAGTATAACCAGCTACTATACATTTTTTCTAATAGAGAAATTCGATGTAACTGTTCGTGATTCGCAATTCTTTCTGTTTGCTTTTCTGTTCGCTTCGGCACTTGGCATTCTGTTGGGAGGGCCGGTTGGAGATAAAGTAGGCCGGAAATATGTAATCTGGGCTTCTATTTTAGGAGTAGCACCTTTCAGTTTGATTATGCCTCATGCAAATCTTTTATGGACTTGTATTTTAAGTATCCTTATCGGATTGATTCTTTCTTCGGCTTTTTCTGCCATATTGGTTTATGCTCAAGAATTATTACCATCTAAACTCGGCCTGATTTCGGGGCTTTTTTTTGGTTTGGCTTTTGGAATTGCTGGAATTGCTTCGGCTGTTTTAGGAGGTTTGGCAGATAAGTTCGGAATAGAGTATGTATATCAATTGTGTGCTTATATGCCTTTATTGGGATTGATTGCTTGGTTTTTACCGGATATACGTAAGATAAAAAAATAG
- a CDS encoding sugar 3,4-ketoisomerase produces the protein MDNIFVMSRVGDCQVIELDKHSRLNGNITVVEDCITVPFDIRRIYYLYDVPGGEERGGHAHRVLYQLIVAASGSFDVILDDGRERRIVSLNRPYYGLLIRPGIWRELNNFSSGAVSLVLASELYDENDYIREYSDFLKEKEIPLSNV, from the coding sequence ATGGATAATATATTTGTAATGAGTAGAGTCGGTGATTGTCAGGTGATAGAACTGGACAAACATTCTCGCCTCAATGGAAATATAACAGTGGTAGAAGACTGCATAACCGTACCGTTCGATATTCGTCGTATTTATTATTTATATGATGTTCCCGGAGGAGAAGAACGAGGAGGACATGCCCATCGTGTTTTATACCAGTTGATCGTTGCTGCCAGTGGAAGCTTTGATGTCATTTTGGATGATGGGAGAGAGCGTCGTATTGTATCGTTGAATCGTCCTTATTACGGATTATTAATCCGTCCCGGAATTTGGCGTGAGTTGAACAATTTTTCTTCGGGAGCGGTTTCTTTGGTATTAGCTTCCGAATTGTATGATGAAAATGATTATATTCGAGAATATTCCGATTTCTTAAAAGAGAAAGAGATTCCGTTGAGTAATGTCTAA